Proteins encoded within one genomic window of Triticum aestivum cultivar Chinese Spring chromosome 2D, IWGSC CS RefSeq v2.1, whole genome shotgun sequence:
- the LOC123050701 gene encoding transcription repressor OFP13-like: MGKKLALASLFFAGGSVDSAATGSLSPPYSPPPSVSAVSSGSTAASWQWPSCAQARTASFDGRSSVEAEASSSAWARRDCCRTTRVITNPAYCDDDTADSSFVSATASSSASTAAPEPEEPSVEEAVIRGIRASSRLFFEPEATKSIVTTSKPAFGGATALAIDSADPYGDFRRSMEEMVLSRGGGGSGEDDWGWLEEMLGWYLRANGKKTHGLIVGAFVDLLVGLSAVNNKQSGRC, translated from the coding sequence ATGGGCAAGAAGCTCGCCCTCGCCTCCCTCTTCTTTGCTGGCGGCAGCGTCGATTCCGCCGCCACCGGGAGCCTATCGCCTCCTTACTCTCCTCCGCCGTCTGTTTCCGCCGTGTCCTCCGGCAGCACGGCCGCCTCCTGGCAATGGCCCTCCTGCGCGCAGGCCAGGACCGCGTCCTTCGACGGCCGCAGCAGCGTGGAGGCGGAGGCGTCGTCGTCGGCGTGGGCGCGCCGGGACTGCTGCAGGACGACCCGCGTGATCACGAACCCGGCCTACTGCGACGACGACACGGCCGACAGCTCCTTCGTCTccgccacggcctcctcctcgGCTTCCACCGcggcgccggagccggaggagccCTCGGTCGAGGAGGCGGTCATCCGCGGGATCCGGGCGTCGAGCCGGCTCTTCTTCGAGCCCGAGGCGACAAAATCCATCGTGACGACGAGCAAGCCGGCGTTCGGCGGGGCGACGGCGCTGGCCATCGACTCCGCGGACCCGTACGGTGACTTCCGGCGGTCCATGGAGGAGATGGTGCTGagccgcggcggcggtgggagcGGGGAGGACGACTGGGGGTGGCTGGAGGAGATGCTGGGGTGGTACCTCCGTGCCAACGGCAAGAAGACCCACGGCCTCATCGTCGGCGCCTTCGTCGACCTGCTCGTCGGCCTCTCCGCCGTGAACAACAAGCAGAGCGGCCGGTGCTAG